Within the Herbaspirillum sp. RTI4 genome, the region CGGTTATCTGGGCGGACGTATCGACACGCTGATCATGCGCGTGGCCGACATCCAGCTGGCGTTTCCCTCCATTCTGGTCGCGCTCATTTTGCTGGCCCTGACCGGCCGCGGCATCGACAAAATCATCATTGCTTTAGTGGCGGCGCAATGGGCTTATTACGCACGTACCACCCGCGCCAGCGCGCAAGTGGAGCGACGCAAGGAATACATCGAAGCTGCGGTCTCGCTCGGTCTTTCGCCGCTGCGCATCATGTTGCGGCATCTGCTGCCGAATTGCCTGCCGCCGCTGATGGTGATCGCCGCCCTGCAAGTCGCCGAAGCCATTTCGCTGGAAGCCACACTCTCCTTCCTCGGACTGGGTTTGCCGGTGACCGAACCGTCTCTCGGTCTGCTCATTGCCAATGGATTCCAGTATCTGATGTCAGGAAAATACTGGATCAGCTTTTTCCCCGGCATCGCTTTGCTGGTCACCGTGGTGGCGATTAATCTGGTTGCCGACCGGTTGCGCGATCTGTTCAATCCGCGCATGCAATCGGAATGAGGGAAGGCACACGATGACATTCACTTTAGATGTGCAACATTTGGACACGCAGTTCGTCACCCGTGACGGCCTGGTCAAGGCGGTGGACGATGTGTCCTTTGCGGTGCCGGCCGGAAAAGTCATGGGACTGGTCGGCGAGTCGGGTTCCGGCAAATCAATGACCGCCTATTCGATCATGGGGCTGGTGGATGCCCCGGGGGAAATCACCGGCGGCAAGGTCTTGCTCAACGGCGTCGATCTGCGCAGCCTGCCGCCTTCCGACATGCGCCGCTTGCGCGGCAACCGGATCGCCATGATTTTTCAGGATCCGATGATGACGCTCAATCCGGTATTGCGCATCGATACCCAAATGACCGAAACCATCCGCGCCCATCGCAAGGTCACTCGCGTCGACGCACGGGCGATGGCCTGCGCCGCCTTGCAGCGGGTCGGTATTGCCGAGCCAGAGCAGCGCCTGCTGGCGTATCCGCATCAATTTTCGGGGGGCATGCGGCAACGTGTGGCGATTGCCATCGCCCTGCTCAACGAACCGGACCTGATTATCTGCGACGAACCCACCACGGCGCTGGATGTGACGATACAAGGTCAGATCCTGTTTGAAATGCAGGCGCTGTGCCGCGAGTCGGGAACCGCGCTGATCTGGATTTCGCATGATCTGGCCGTCGTCGCCAGTCTGGCCGATGAAGTGGCCGTCATGTATGCCGGCCGTATCGTGGAACATGGCAGCACGCAGCAGGTATTGATGCATTCGCGTCATCCATATACGCATGGACTGATCGCCGCCGCACCGGCGCGCAATCATCGCGGCCAGCCCTTGCATCAGATTCCCGGAGCGCCGCCTTCCTTGCGCAATCTGCCCACAGGATGCGCCTTCCGACCACGCTGCGGGCAGGCGACGGAGGCCTGTTCCGTTACACCTGAAGTGCAGATAATCGATCAGCGCGCCCTTCGTTGTTTTCATCCATTGAGCGGCAATCCGGGGCAGACAGCATGAGCATGCATTCCGATCACCCGACCGCCGCAGACCTTTCGCCTGCGGTAGCCGATACACCCTTGCTGCAATTACAAAACATCAGCAAGCGTTTCGTGCAGCCGCTAGAGACAGCAGCCAACATCGTCAATTTTTTCACCCGACCTTTCGGCAAGGTGTTGCGTGAGCAGGTGGTGCATGCGGTCACCGATGTCACGCTGGAAATTGCCAAAGGGGAAGTGGTCGGACTGGTCGGTGAATCCGGCTGCGGCAAGTCGACGTTGGGGCGCATGGCGATTGGTTTGCTGCCGCTATCTGATGGTCGCCGCGTATGGAAGGGCAAAGATCTGGACCGGCTCGACCCTGCGCAGCAGCGACAGCAAAGACTGGCGATGCAAATGATTTTCCAGGACCCGTATGCCTCGCTCAATCCGCGTTTGCGAGTGCAAGATATTATCGGTGAGGCGCCAGTGGTGCATGGCTTGATTGATGCTTCTCAGCGCCCGGAGTTCGTCGCGGAATTATTGCAAAGGGTGGGTTTGGATGCGGGCATGTTGCGCCGTTTTCCGCATCAGTTTTCGGGCGGTCAAAGGGCGCGTGTTGGCATTGCCCGTGCGCTGGCAGTGCGGCCTGAGTTGCTGGTATGCGATGAGGCGGTGGCAGCGCTCGATGTGTCGATACAGGCGCAAGTGCTCAATTTGTTCATGCGCCTGCGCAGCGAGTTGGATCTGACTTATCTGTTCATTAGTCACGATCTGAATGTGGTGCAGTACATCTCTGACCGCGTCGCCATTATGTATCTGGGGCGGGTGGTGGAAATAGCGCCGACCGAGGCCTTGTTTGCTCGCCCTAATCATCCGTACACACAAGCCTTGCTGGCCTCCGCGCCGGCAATGAAGGTGGAGAAAACTATTTTTCTCGCGGTGAAGGGCGAAATCCCCTCGCCGCTGCATCCGCCGACGGGCTGTCATTTCCATCCGCGTTGTCCGCACGCCATGCCGCGCTGCACGCATGAGTCGCCGGTATTAAAGGAAATCTCCCCCGGCCATCGTTCTGCTTGTCATCTGAACGATCAGCCTTAAGAATGCGCTAGCAAATCTGCCGCACCCCCGCCCTCGCTCAGAGGGCGGCTTCGTTTTCAGTCGCGCGTGTTAAGTTAGCGTACTTGCTCACTTTTCTTTCACGCTCGCCAAATCCATGACCACTTCCATCGTTCGCGCTGCCTGCCCCCACGATTGTCCTGATACCTGCGCCATGCTGGTTACCGTGAAAGACGGCGTTGCCACGGAAGTGCGCGGCGATCCGGATCACCCGACGACTGCCGGTTCGCTATGCACCAAAGTTTCCCGCTATACCCAGCGCACCTACCATCCCGACCGCTTGCTCTATCCGATGCGACGCGCCGGTAAAAAAGGCGAAGGGAAATTTGTTCGCATCAGTTGGGAGGAAGCGCTGACGGAAATTTCCACGCGACTGGGCGACATCGCCGCACACAGTCCGCAGGCAATCTTGCCCTATAGCTATGCCGGCACGATGGGACTGGTACAGGGGGAATCGATGGCGGCGCGGTTTTTCAACCGGCTCGGCGCATCCCGGCTGGATCGCACGATCTGCGCTTCGGCGGGCGGTACCGGCAATCAATACACGATAGGCAAGAAGATCGGCACCGATACCGAGCAGGTGCAGGACGCCCGCCTGATCATCCTCTGGGGCGGGAATCCGATTGCGTCGAATCTGCATTTCTGGATGCGCGTGCAAGAAGCCAAACGGCAAGGTGCGAGACTGATCGCCATCGATCCCTATCGTTCGCTGACGGCGGACAAATGTCATCAGCACATTGCCTTGCTGCCCGGCACCGATGCCGCGCTGGCACTGGGCCTGATGCACGTGCTGATCGCTGAAGAACTGATCGATGAAGATTACATTGCCCGCTATACACTCGGTTTTGAGCAGCTACGCGAGCGTGTCAAGGAATGGCCGCCGGAGCGGGTAGCGCAGACTTGCGGCATTACTGCGGAGGAAGTGATTGCACTGGCGCGTGAATATGGGCAAGCCGGCAAGGATGGTCAGGCGGCGCTGATCCGGCTCAATTACGGGATGCAGCGGGTGCGTGGCGGCGGCATGGCGGTGCGCAATATTGCCTGTCTGCCTGCGCTGGTGGGCGCATGGCGTCATGCGGCGGGGGGCATCCAGCTTTCCTTGTCGGGTGCCTTCCCGAAAAATGAAGCGCATCTGGAACATCCTGAATTGCAGCGTCAGCATGGCGCTGCTGCGCGCACCATCAACATGAGCACCATCGGCGACGATCTGTTGCGGCCGGCTTCGGCCGACTTTGGGCCACGTATTGATGCGCTGATCGTCTATAACTCCAATCCTGTGGCTGTAGCGCCGCAGTCGGGCCGGGTGGCGCAGGGTTTTGCGCGGGAAGATTTATTCACGGTGGTGCTGGAACATTTTCAGACCGATACCGCCGACTACGCCGATATTCTGCTGCCCGCCACTACCCAGCTTGAGCATCTTGATGTGCATGCAGCCTATGGGCATTTGTACATGATGGCGAATAATCCAGCGATTGCCCCGCTCGGCGAAGCCAAACCGAATACGGAAATATTTCGTTTGCTGGCGGCGCGCATGGGCTTCGATGAAGCCTGTTTTCAGGAGAGCGACGATACCATCGCTGCCAACGCCTTCGAACGCAAGAATGCACGCGCCGCGCATTTCGACTGGGAACTGCTGAAACAGAAGGGCTGGCAAAAACTGACCATGACGGCCGCGCCGTTTGCGCTAGGCGGTTTTCCTACTCCTTCGGGAAAATGTGAATTCTATTCAGCCCGTATGCTGGCCGAGGGTCTCGATCCTGTGCCGACGTATACCGCGCCGTATGAGTCGGTCGCCAGCAATCCGTCACTGGCGGCGCTCTATCCGCTGGCAATGATTTCGCCGCCGGCGCGCAATTTTCTCAATTCCTCGTTCGTCAATGTGCAAAGCCTGCGCGACACGGAAGGAGAGCCGCGTCTGGAGATGCATCCCGCCGATGCCGCCAGCCGTGGCCTCGTCAGTGGCGACCGGGTGCGGATAGCGAATGCACGCGGCACCATGCAAGCCTTGCTGCGCGTCACCGACAAGGCCAGGCCGGGGGTGGTGGTGGGTCTGTCGATCTGGTGGAAGAAATTTGCCTCCGACGGTAAAAATGTCAATGAAGTGACCAGCCAGAACCTGACCGACATGGGGCGCGGGCCGACTTTTTATGATGTTCTGGTGCAGGTGGAGTCTGTTGCCTAGTCCTGTTTGCGTTAGGCGAGGGGCTGTCGCGGGTGTTGATTTCCTCCCATTCTGGCTCTCTGAAAAAATGAATCGCGTACTCACATGCCGGTGTGATGTACGGGAACTTGCCTGTCGGAAGCCAGCCGAATGGCACGCCGGCATGACGGCGCGCAGGAGAAATGACTTGCCCTTGTATCGATAGGCCGCTAGCATCGGTACAAATAAAAACACAAGCGTGCTTTTTTATGGCGAGTATCTCTCCGGGATGTCGTCGTCAGCCGCTCACAACCGAGACTAAGGAAAGTAATGGACAAAATCTGGCTGTCATCCTACCCCGCAGGCGTTCCCGCTGAAATCGATCCTGAACGTTACGTTTCTCTGGTGGAATTGATGGAGGAAGCGTTTCAAACGCACGCCCGTCGCAAGGCCTATGTTTGCATGGGGAAATATCTGAGTTATGCGGAAGTCGATGCGCTTTCAGCCAAAGTGGCTGCCTGGCTGCAAATGATCGGATTGCGCAAAGGCGCGCGCGTGGCAATCATGATGCCCAATGTGTTGCAGTATCCGGTGGTCGTGGCCGCCATATTGCGTGCCGGGTACATCGTCGTCAATGTCAATCCGCTCTATACCGCGCGGGAACTGGAACATCAGTTAAGCGATTCCGGTGCCGAAGTGATTTTCGTGCTGGAAAATTTTGCCGCCACGCTTGCCAAGGTCGTCGATAAAACGCCGATACGGCACATCGTAGTCACGAGCATGGGCGATCTGTTGGGACGGATTAAAGGGCCGGTGGTCAATTTTGTCGTGCGCCATCTCAAGCATCTGGTGCCAATTTATGATTTGCCGACAAAGATGATGCTGACCTTTGACGAGACATTGAATCTGGGCAGCCTGGTTAAAATGGAGCGGGCCATCCTGGAGCCGGAAGATATCGCCTTCCTGCAATACACCGGCGGCACGACCGGGCTCGCCAAGGGCGCGATGCTGACGCACCGTAATCTCGTGGCCAATGTCTTGCAGGCCGAGGAGTGGCTCCTGCCGGGATTGCGCGCCCGGCATGACGTCCAACAGTCGACTTTCGTATGCGCTTTGCCGCTTTATCATATCTTTGCGCTGACTGTGTGCGGCTTGCTTGGCACGCGCATCGGGGCCTTGAATTTGCTGATACCCAACCCGCGTGACATCCCAGGTTTCATCAAGGAATTAAGCAAGCACAAGGTCAATACTTTCCCCGCCGTCAACACGCTGTTCAATGCGCTGCTGAACGATCCTGAATTCGCAAAGCTGGATTTTTCGGGTTATGCCTGTTGCGTCGGCGGCGGCATGGCGGTGCAGCAAGCGGTGGCGGAGAGATGGAAGAAGCTGACCGGCTGCGCCATTATCGAGGGTTACGGCTTATCTGAAACTTCCCCTATCGCCAGCGCCAATCCCAGCACGATCACTGAATACAGCGGCACTATCGGTTTGCCCTTGCCCTCAACGGAAATCGCGATTCTGGACGACGCCGGACAACCCGTGCCGATAGGTGCGCGTGGCGAAATTGGTATCCGAGGACCACAGGTGATGGCCGGCTACTGGAACCGCCCGCTGGATACTCAGGATGCCTTCACCGAAGATGGTTTCTTCAAATCGGGCGATATCGGCATCATGGATGCGCACGGTTATACCCGGATCGTCGATCGCAAGAAAGACATGATTCTGGTGTCCGGCTTCAACGTCTACCCCAACGAAATCGAGGGAGTGATGGCGCAGCATCCGGGGATACTGGAATGCGCATGTGTCGGCGTACCCGACGAACATACCGGTGAAGCGGTCAAGCTCTTCGTGGTCCGGCGCGACCCGACCCTCACTGCCGAACAGTTGATGGCGTACTGCAAGGAGCAGTTCACTGGCTACAAAAAACCGAAGTACATTGAATTTCGGGATGATTTGCCAAAGAGCGGAGTGGGGAAAATATTAAGACGTGAATTGCGCGGTTTGGCACAGGCGATTTCGCAAAAAGCCGCATGAAAAAATAGCGTCCTGCTTTGTCCTGCCGGGAGAGTGCCGCCAGGAAGCTTTTAATCGAGCTGCTGTGCGGCACTTCTCGTTTTGCCTTACTGGCTCTGAGTAGATATCAGTTGCTCTGAATTGCTTTGAATCCCTCAGCGGGCTGCAGCATTCTTCAGTGGGGGCTTACGACTTGCTCACCACAGGGTCCGATGCCAGCGGCGGCAAGGAACGTGGCTGGCGGTCGCTGTCCGTGGCGACGTAAGTCAGCGTTGCCTCCGTGACTTTCACGATCTCTTCCGACAGGCGGTTACGCTCGGCATAGACCTCCACATTGATCGTCACCGACGTCCTGCCCACCTTCACTATCTCGGCGTAAAAAGAAAGCAGATCGCCGACAAAAACCGGGTGCTTGAAAACGAAAGAATTGACGGCAATAGTCGCCACGCGGCCATTGGCGCGTTTGGTTGCCGGCAGCGAGCCGGCGATATCGACCTGCGCCATGATCCAGCCGCCGAAGACATCGCCGTGAATGTTGGCGTCAGCAGGCATGGGAACGACCCGCAGTTGCGGCATTTTGCCGGGCGGCAGTGAAAATTCTGGGGTTGTCATCGAGACGATTCTCCGGGCTCAGTAGGGTAAAAGGGCTTTGCTTCTATAATGGCATGCCCGAAGGATAAACCATTATCAACTGACCGCTGGCGTTGTTGTATCGCTTTGTCGTGCTACTCGCAATGGCTATGACAATGCGCCGAAGCAGCAGTCTTTTGCGTCAGTTCTCACCACTCCGGATTTCCCATCTATGCGACAGTACCGCGCTTCCTCCGAAGCGGAACCTCCGGTTTCGCCCGTTCCACGCAATGACTGGGCCACGCTGAAGGTGCTGATTCCCTATCTCTGGGATTACCGCTGGCGCGTTTTGCTGGCGCTACTGTTTCTGATTGCCGCCAAGGTCACCAATGTCGGCGTGCCACTGGTGCTGAAGCAACTGGTCGACCATCTCACGATCAGCCCCACGCACCCTCAGGCCTTGCTGGTACTGCCCTTGTCGCTGCTGGCCGTGTACGGACTGCTGCGGCTGGCCACGACCTTCTTTACCGAAATGCGCGAGTTCGTCTTTGCCCGGGTGACGCAGCGCACCGTGCGCACGATTGCCTTGAAGGTATTCCGACACCTGCATGCGCTCTCGCTGCGCTTTCATCTGGACCGCCAGACCGGCGGCATGACGCGCGACATTGAGCGCGGCACCCGTGGCGTATCGTCTCTGGTGTCGTATACGCTGTTTAGCATCTTGCCGACGCTGATCGAAATTTCGCTGGTGCTGGGTTATCTCTTGCTGCACTACGATATCTGGTTCAGCGCGATTGCGGCGGGGGCATTGGTGACCTACATTACCTTCACCGTGACGGTGACCGAATGGCGGCTGCATTTCCGGCGCACCATGAATGCCCTTGATTCCCGCGCCAATACCAAAGCCATCGATTCGCTGATCAATTACGAAACGGTCAAATATTTCGGTAACGAAGATTTTGAAGCCCAGCGTTACGACGATGGTTTGCGCAGCTATGAAACGGCGGCGATCAAATCGCAGACTTCGCTGTCGCTGCTCAATACCGGTCAATCGGCCATTATCGCTATCACTGTCACCCTGATTTTGTGGCGCGCCACGCAAGGCGTCATCGACAGCAAAATGACGCTGGGCGATCTAGTGCTGGTCAATGCTTTCATGATCCAGCTTTACGTACCACTGAATTTTCTTGGCGTGGTGTACCGGGAAATCAAACAGAGTCTGGCCGACATGGAGCGCCTGTTTTCTCTGATGCGCGAGCATCGTGAAGTCGCCGATGTGCCGGCGGCCAAGGAATTGATGGTCGGCCCTGCCGAAGTGCGGTTTACCGACGTTGGTTTCGGCTACGATCCGCAGCGCCAGATTCTGTTCGATGTCGATTTCACGGTGGCGGCCGGTACGACGACGGCGGTCGTCGGGCATAGCGGCTCCGGCAAATCGACTATCGCTCGTCTGCTGTTTCGTTTTTACGATACGCAGACCGGCAGCATTGCCATCGATGGCCAGGATATCCGTCAGCTGACGCAGGCATCGGTACGCCGCGCAATCGGCATCGTGCCGCAGGACACGGTGCTGTTTAACGACACAATCGAATACAACATCGCCTACGGCAATCCCGGTAGCAGCAAAGAGCAGATCATCGCCGCCGCGCGCGCCGCCTACATTCACGACTTCATCGAATCGCTGCCGAAGGCTTATGCCACGCTGGTCGGCGAGCGCGGACTGAAATTGTCGGGCGGCGAAAAGCAGCGCGTCGCCATCGCTCGCGCCTTGCTGAAAAATCCCGCGATTCTGATTTTCGACGAAGCGACCTCGGCGCTCGACTCCAAAGCGGAGCAGGCAATACAAACCCAATTGCGCGAGATATCGCGTAACCGGACCACGCTGGTCATCGCTCACCGGCTATCGACGATTGTCGATGCGGCGCAGATACTGGTGCTGGAAAAAGGGCGCATCATCGAGCGCGGAACGCACACTGGTTTGCTGGCTGCCGGCGGCGCTTACGCGCAAATGTGGGAGCGGCAGCAAGCGCGGGAAGAAGAGCCTCTGCTATCGGCATAGTCGCCTCGCTGCGGGTGCGCGGCGAGAGATCGCGCTCCGAGACGGCGAATCGACTACCATAGCGGGATGGAAAGCAAATGGCTGGAAGACTTTATTTCTCTTGTGGAAACACGCAGTTTCAGCCGTTCGGCTGAATTGCGCCACGTCACGCAACCCGCATTTTCCCGGCGCATTCAATCGCTGGAAGCCTGGCTCGGTGCCGATCTGATCGACCGTACCTCCTATCCGACCCGGCTGACTTCCGCCGGCGAAGTCTTTTACGAGCAAGCCGTTGAGATGCTGGGGCAAATCAACAATACCCGGGCATTGCTCAGAAGCAAACGGCCAACGTCGCAGACGACTGTCGATTTCGCCGTGCCGCACACACTGTCCCTGACCTTTATGCCGAAATGGCTCAGTACGCTGGAGAACGATTTCGGTGCCTTGAGCACCCGTCTGATTGCCCTCAATGTCCACGATGCGGTGATGACTATCGTCGAAGGCGGTTGCGATTTACTGCTCTGCTATCACCATCCGCGCCAGCCGGTGCAGCTCGACGCCAGCCGTTACGACATGCTGAAGATGGGCAGCGAAGTGCTGCGCGCCTATTCCCGCTGCGATCAGGACGGCCAGCCGCTCTACCGGCTACCGGGTACGCCTGAAGCGCCGTTGCCCTTTCTGTCCTATACCAACAATGCCTATCTGGGACGGATGGTGGAACTGATTCTGTCCGATCTGAAAAAGCCGCTGCATCTGGAAAAGCGCTATGAAACCGATATGGCGGAGAGCCTGAAAATGATGGCGCTGGAAGGGCATGGCCTGGCGTTCCTGCCGGAATCCTCGCTTACGCGTGAAGTGCGTCAAAAGCAATTGGTGCGTGCCGACGGCGGGCAATCGGAATGGGAAGTGGAAATGGAAATTCGCTTGTATCGGGAGCGGCCCACTGTCACGCGTCCTGGCAAAGTTCTGATTAATCGTCTGTGGGAGTATTTGTCTGCTCAGCAAAATAAATCAGTCGCGGAAGACGTCCGTAGAAAAATTCGGGAAAAATAAGATAGGTCTGGGCCTATGATGATGGGCGGCGAAGGGCTGTCAGAGCAGGGTGTTACCTCATATACTTTTTTTGCATGTGTCCATGCACACAAAGCATTAGCCGGGCGAACTGGCTTGTCCTACGATGGCGCCACCGTATTTCAGCAACATCCGTACGCGATGAACCCATAGGAGCTATTGCATATGTCTACCCCGTCTGTCCCCTCGCAAGTCCCTCATCATGTTATTCCCTCATATCTTAATCACGACAACCTCGGTCCCTGGGGTGTGTATCTGGAGCAGATTGATCGCGTCACGCCGCATCTTGGCTCGCTGGCGCGCTGGGTCGAAACGCTCAAGCGCCCGAAGCGCGTCCTGATCGTCGATGTGCCAATTGAACGCGATGATGGCAGCATTGCCCATTTTGAAGGCTATCGCGTGCAGCACAATACCTCGCGCGGCCCGGGAAAAGGCGGCGTGCGTTTCCATCAGGATGTGACTTTGTCGGAAGTGATGGCGCTGTCGGGCTGGATGACGGTCAA harbors:
- a CDS encoding ABC transporter permease produces the protein MATREIHQADDRPAILFIRGFLENRMAVIGFIVLVLIVLAALLAPLIAPQNPYDLAHLDILDSRLPPGTMSSDGTLTYLLGTDDQGRDMLSAILYGVRISIMVGLVSTGIAFVIGASLGLLAGYLGGRIDTLIMRVADIQLAFPSILVALILLALTGRGIDKIIIALVAAQWAYYARTTRASAQVERRKEYIEAAVSLGLSPLRIMLRHLLPNCLPPLMVIAALQVAEAISLEATLSFLGLGLPVTEPSLGLLIANGFQYLMSGKYWISFFPGIALLVTVVAINLVADRLRDLFNPRMQSE
- a CDS encoding ABC transporter ATP-binding protein, yielding MTFTLDVQHLDTQFVTRDGLVKAVDDVSFAVPAGKVMGLVGESGSGKSMTAYSIMGLVDAPGEITGGKVLLNGVDLRSLPPSDMRRLRGNRIAMIFQDPMMTLNPVLRIDTQMTETIRAHRKVTRVDARAMACAALQRVGIAEPEQRLLAYPHQFSGGMRQRVAIAIALLNEPDLIICDEPTTALDVTIQGQILFEMQALCRESGTALIWISHDLAVVASLADEVAVMYAGRIVEHGSTQQVLMHSRHPYTHGLIAAAPARNHRGQPLHQIPGAPPSLRNLPTGCAFRPRCGQATEACSVTPEVQIIDQRALRCFHPLSGNPGQTA
- a CDS encoding ABC transporter ATP-binding protein codes for the protein MHSDHPTAADLSPAVADTPLLQLQNISKRFVQPLETAANIVNFFTRPFGKVLREQVVHAVTDVTLEIAKGEVVGLVGESGCGKSTLGRMAIGLLPLSDGRRVWKGKDLDRLDPAQQRQQRLAMQMIFQDPYASLNPRLRVQDIIGEAPVVHGLIDASQRPEFVAELLQRVGLDAGMLRRFPHQFSGGQRARVGIARALAVRPELLVCDEAVAALDVSIQAQVLNLFMRLRSELDLTYLFISHDLNVVQYISDRVAIMYLGRVVEIAPTEALFARPNHPYTQALLASAPAMKVEKTIFLAVKGEIPSPLHPPTGCHFHPRCPHAMPRCTHESPVLKEISPGHRSACHLNDQP
- a CDS encoding molybdopterin oxidoreductase family protein; this translates as MTTSIVRAACPHDCPDTCAMLVTVKDGVATEVRGDPDHPTTAGSLCTKVSRYTQRTYHPDRLLYPMRRAGKKGEGKFVRISWEEALTEISTRLGDIAAHSPQAILPYSYAGTMGLVQGESMAARFFNRLGASRLDRTICASAGGTGNQYTIGKKIGTDTEQVQDARLIILWGGNPIASNLHFWMRVQEAKRQGARLIAIDPYRSLTADKCHQHIALLPGTDAALALGLMHVLIAEELIDEDYIARYTLGFEQLRERVKEWPPERVAQTCGITAEEVIALAREYGQAGKDGQAALIRLNYGMQRVRGGGMAVRNIACLPALVGAWRHAAGGIQLSLSGAFPKNEAHLEHPELQRQHGAAARTINMSTIGDDLLRPASADFGPRIDALIVYNSNPVAVAPQSGRVAQGFAREDLFTVVLEHFQTDTADYADILLPATTQLEHLDVHAAYGHLYMMANNPAIAPLGEAKPNTEIFRLLAARMGFDEACFQESDDTIAANAFERKNARAAHFDWELLKQKGWQKLTMTAAPFALGGFPTPSGKCEFYSARMLAEGLDPVPTYTAPYESVASNPSLAALYPLAMISPPARNFLNSSFVNVQSLRDTEGEPRLEMHPADAASRGLVSGDRVRIANARGTMQALLRVTDKARPGVVVGLSIWWKKFASDGKNVNEVTSQNLTDMGRGPTFYDVLVQVESVA
- a CDS encoding long-chain-fatty-acid--CoA ligase, producing the protein MDKIWLSSYPAGVPAEIDPERYVSLVELMEEAFQTHARRKAYVCMGKYLSYAEVDALSAKVAAWLQMIGLRKGARVAIMMPNVLQYPVVVAAILRAGYIVVNVNPLYTARELEHQLSDSGAEVIFVLENFAATLAKVVDKTPIRHIVVTSMGDLLGRIKGPVVNFVVRHLKHLVPIYDLPTKMMLTFDETLNLGSLVKMERAILEPEDIAFLQYTGGTTGLAKGAMLTHRNLVANVLQAEEWLLPGLRARHDVQQSTFVCALPLYHIFALTVCGLLGTRIGALNLLIPNPRDIPGFIKELSKHKVNTFPAVNTLFNALLNDPEFAKLDFSGYACCVGGGMAVQQAVAERWKKLTGCAIIEGYGLSETSPIASANPSTITEYSGTIGLPLPSTEIAILDDAGQPVPIGARGEIGIRGPQVMAGYWNRPLDTQDAFTEDGFFKSGDIGIMDAHGYTRIVDRKKDMILVSGFNVYPNEIEGVMAQHPGILECACVGVPDEHTGEAVKLFVVRRDPTLTAEQLMAYCKEQFTGYKKPKYIEFRDDLPKSGVGKILRRELRGLAQAISQKAA
- a CDS encoding acyl-CoA thioesterase gives rise to the protein MTTPEFSLPPGKMPQLRVVPMPADANIHGDVFGGWIMAQVDIAGSLPATKRANGRVATIAVNSFVFKHPVFVGDLLSFYAEIVKVGRTSVTINVEVYAERNRLSEEIVKVTEATLTYVATDSDRQPRSLPPLASDPVVSKS
- a CDS encoding ABC transporter ATP-binding protein/permease; its protein translation is MRQYRASSEAEPPVSPVPRNDWATLKVLIPYLWDYRWRVLLALLFLIAAKVTNVGVPLVLKQLVDHLTISPTHPQALLVLPLSLLAVYGLLRLATTFFTEMREFVFARVTQRTVRTIALKVFRHLHALSLRFHLDRQTGGMTRDIERGTRGVSSLVSYTLFSILPTLIEISLVLGYLLLHYDIWFSAIAAGALVTYITFTVTVTEWRLHFRRTMNALDSRANTKAIDSLINYETVKYFGNEDFEAQRYDDGLRSYETAAIKSQTSLSLLNTGQSAIIAITVTLILWRATQGVIDSKMTLGDLVLVNAFMIQLYVPLNFLGVVYREIKQSLADMERLFSLMREHREVADVPAAKELMVGPAEVRFTDVGFGYDPQRQILFDVDFTVAAGTTTAVVGHSGSGKSTIARLLFRFYDTQTGSIAIDGQDIRQLTQASVRRAIGIVPQDTVLFNDTIEYNIAYGNPGSSKEQIIAAARAAYIHDFIESLPKAYATLVGERGLKLSGGEKQRVAIARALLKNPAILIFDEATSALDSKAEQAIQTQLREISRNRTTLVIAHRLSTIVDAAQILVLEKGRIIERGTHTGLLAAGGAYAQMWERQQAREEEPLLSA
- a CDS encoding LysR family transcriptional regulator; the protein is MESKWLEDFISLVETRSFSRSAELRHVTQPAFSRRIQSLEAWLGADLIDRTSYPTRLTSAGEVFYEQAVEMLGQINNTRALLRSKRPTSQTTVDFAVPHTLSLTFMPKWLSTLENDFGALSTRLIALNVHDAVMTIVEGGCDLLLCYHHPRQPVQLDASRYDMLKMGSEVLRAYSRCDQDGQPLYRLPGTPEAPLPFLSYTNNAYLGRMVELILSDLKKPLHLEKRYETDMAESLKMMALEGHGLAFLPESSLTREVRQKQLVRADGGQSEWEVEMEIRLYRERPTVTRPGKVLINRLWEYLSAQQNKSVAEDVRRKIREK